ATCAGGCAGAAAAGTCTATACTCGATGAGATTTATAAATTAAAAAAAGAATCTGTTTTAGATGAAGAACTTGAAAAGGCAAAAACACAAATAATAAGTGAGTATGTCTTTGCTAATCAAACTGTGCAAAGTCAAACCAATGTTATTGGTAGAGATGTCCTTCATACGGGTAATCCTTTATTTCACGAAATTTATGTAGAAAACATAAAAAAGGTGACGAAAGAGGACATTCAACGGGTCGTAAATACATATTTTTATGATGATGCCTTAACCGTGACAATGCTAAAACCTAAAGGAGCAAAATTAGAGAAAACAGAAACGGCAAAAGAACAAATTGCGGTTGGAAAGGTAGAAAAGGTAGTTTTGGACAACGGTATGACCATTTTATTAAAACAAAATGTGAATGTGCCATTAGTCTATATTGGTGCATATCTTAAAGGCGGACTACGGTATGAAAATGCACAAAATAATGGTGTGTTTAATTTTATGGCAAGGATGCTGATTAAAGGCACAAAAAACCGCACTGCAGAACAAATTGCTAAACAGATAGATTCGATAGGTGGAAGTATCAACGCCGCTGGTAGTGAGGATTACTTCAATTGCTCCTTAGAAGTTCTGAAACAGGATATTAACCTATCTATGGATATAATTGCCGATGTTTTAATGAATCCTGTTTTTGACGAGGAGGAGTTAAAAAAAGAACAAAAGGCAATTTTAGCCGATATTGAGAGTTTAGACGATAATTGGAAGGCACAATCAGAGGTCTTTTTCAAAAAGACATTTTACAAAAAAAGCCCTTACCAATTTATCTCACTCGGGACAAAAGAAAGTATTACTAATCTAAAAAGGCAAGATTTGGTTGATGTCTGGAAAAGATATTGTCTGCCTAATAATATCATTCTAACTGTTTTTGGTGATATTGACCCCAAAATAGCAAAGGAATTAATATTGGAGAAATTTAAAGGGTGGGCGCCGGCAGAGATTACTTTCCCGGAAGTAGTTGTTGAAGAACCACTTTCTTCAAATGTTGAAGCGACTATGAACACGGAGAAAAAGCAGGCGGTAATCTTTATGGGCTACCCAGGAATGAAGGTCGGAGATAAGGATTGGTATACAATGCGGGTTATTGATGCCATTACCTCTGGCATTGGTTATCCTGGAGGCTGGTTACATAATACCTTGCGAGGTGAGGAATTAGTTTATTTTGTCCATGCCTGGAATGAGGTCAAACAAAACCCGGGCTATTACGCTATTCAAGCCGCCACAACGGTTGAAAATCTGGATAAGGCATTAAAAATTATCAAAGAAAAACAGGAATTAATCAAAAACGAATTAGTTTTAGATGAAGAATTAGATAGAGGGAAAAAAGCCTGCATTGTGATGGAGGCATTATATTTAAAGCAAACAAACTCATCCCAGGCATCATTATCCGCTCAATATGAACTTTATGGTTTAAACTATGACTGGCGGGATGATTTAATTGAAAAGATAAATGCTGTGACGAAGGAAGAAGTTAAAAGTGTTGCTAATAAATATTTTAACAATTATGTCTTGACTATTACTCGACCCAATTAATCATTAGTGGTTTATGATAATGCCTGAATAGTTATGAAGAAGTTAATCTCAGGTCTATTCCTTATTTTGATATGCCATAATTTATCCTTTGGAGAAATCAAGATTCCTACCATAAAAATTGAGGATGAAAATGACATCTGGGAATTATATATTGATAATGAAATTTCCTGGAATGATTATGAAATCTTAAACTACCTTTATCAACACCCTATTGATTTGAATACTGCAAAACCTTCAGAAATTCAAGAATTACCTAATATAACTTTTGACCTATCTTACCAGATTTATAATCAAAGACCTTATAAAACCACTTTAGATATAATCCCTATCGTTGGCAATGATATATTTGAACAAATTAAGGTATTTATTCAGGTTGAAGAATTATTGAAAGGAAAGTTTGACTTGTGGTCGAGCGAAACCCTTGAGGATAATAAAAAGGCAGAGGTTAATGCAAAATTAGGTGTTTATACTAAAAATATAAAACTTGGTGGTTTCGGTCAGCGTGAAGAGGAGATTAAATTAAAGAAAAGATATTTAATGTGGCCGCAAATCCTCATCGGTAATTATCAAGCACGATTTGGTGAAGGGATAACCTTTAATTCTGCCCATCGTAATTCATACCAGGGTGTTGTTCCGGATGATATGACCAGAAAGAGTGATATTCAAGATGGAATATTCATCGAGACATCTTTTGATAACTTAAATTCTGCTTTTTTCTATTCCTGTGTGGATTTAAGTAAGTTTCCAAACAATGTTTTATCGGAATTTGATGGTAAAGAGAAATTATGGGGAGGCAATCTTAATCTGGTAAAAGGCAATAATCACATCGGACTAACAGGTTATATCAGTAACCTTAATTCTAAAGATGAAAATAAACGGATTGAAATACTGGGAATGGACTTTATGAAAAGGATTAATACGGCAGAGATTGCCGCAGAAATAGCCAAAAGTAAAAATCAAGGCACTGGAATATTTCTTAGAGGGTATAAAAAGATAAGTAATTTTAAATATTGGCTCTCATTAAGAAGATATGAACAAGATTTTATTAATCCCCATAGTCAAATAAAAGAAGGGGATGAGAAAGGCGGTGAGGCTAAAATAGAGTATATCTCAGGGGACTTAAAACTTACAGGATTTGTCGATTACCATAAACATCCTTCTATTTTTATTACAGATGAAACATACTGGGGTTGTGTTGAGCACAAATTATCCCCTCGAGTAAAAATCAGGGGTAAAATTGAATATGAAGATAAAGATATAGTCCGGACTGAAGGTAAAAAGACCAATTATTCCTTTGAGTTAGACAATAATTATGAAAAATGTGAGATAAACTTTTATTATAAATATACCAGTGAAGATAAAAAGATTAGTGACTATGCCTATGTGAAGGGGATATATTATTTTAACCCCGGGATAACCTTCACTTCAAGGTTTAAATATGGTTCGGATGAAAAAAGGGAAACTTATGGACAGATAAAAATAAAAAGGCAGGGAAAGGAATTAATAACTAAATATACTTATACATCCTCTGAACCTCATCCACAGGCGTTTTATTTCAAGATAAAAGTAACATGGTAAGAAAGTAGAGG
The bacterium DNA segment above includes these coding regions:
- a CDS encoding pitrilysin family protein; protein product: MKHLITVLITLMMLAEGLVSAAQIVQTTLDNGLRVVIMENHAAPVATMQVYVYNAGSIYEQEYLGAGISHYCEHIIAGGSTKNHSKDEIEKIIQSIGGASNAYTSSDHTCYYISTANLYFDTVIDLLSDWILNCNFAPEEIEQEKGVILKEINMIDDDPQRMLNKIYNQTMFQRHPEHFPIIGIAELFKKLTRDDLLKYYHRMYVPQNIIVVAVGDFDSKEVLTKIEKAFADFKGNPTPPIYIESDPKQMGKRTVEKESDVKLTYLLMGFRTVTITHPDMYPLDVLACILGQGESSRLYREIKDKKQLVHSISASSFTPRYDAADFTIEAILDYSNIHQAEKSILDEIYKLKKESVLDEELEKAKTQIISEYVFANQTVQSQTNVIGRDVLHTGNPLFHEIYVENIKKVTKEDIQRVVNTYFYDDALTVTMLKPKGAKLEKTETAKEQIAVGKVEKVVLDNGMTILLKQNVNVPLVYIGAYLKGGLRYENAQNNGVFNFMARMLIKGTKNRTAEQIAKQIDSIGGSINAAGSEDYFNCSLEVLKQDINLSMDIIADVLMNPVFDEEELKKEQKAILADIESLDDNWKAQSEVFFKKTFYKKSPYQFISLGTKESITNLKRQDLVDVWKRYCLPNNIILTVFGDIDPKIAKELILEKFKGWAPAEITFPEVVVEEPLSSNVEATMNTEKKQAVIFMGYPGMKVGDKDWYTMRVIDAITSGIGYPGGWLHNTLRGEELVYFVHAWNEVKQNPGYYAIQAATTVENLDKALKIIKEKQELIKNELVLDEELDRGKKACIVMEALYLKQTNSSQASLSAQYELYGLNYDWRDDLIEKINAVTKEEVKSVANKYFNNYVLTITRPN